The Belonocnema kinseyi isolate 2016_QV_RU_SX_M_011 chromosome 10, B_treatae_v1, whole genome shotgun sequence genome has a window encoding:
- the LOC117182305 gene encoding uncharacterized protein LOC117182305 isoform X3 — protein MLLPVLLLVFHAGYGLAQYDPNTTPVPILKQINRHNEDGSYSYGYEAADGSYKIESKHPNGEVFGKYGFVDDTGSIREVEYGASRRGFEPVGTGINVPPSTLSGNSIAGSNEPDDDGQYKEDPSIYYTDPRYTNGERYDPVPRPGYQPQKPQPLQPAQPAYEQQIAHRLPPARA, from the exons ATGCTTCTTCCC GTGTTGCTCCTTGTATTCCACGCAGGTTATGGCCTAGCGCAGTATGATCCCAATACAACGCCGGTCcccattttaaagcaaataaacag GCACAACGAAGATGGAAGTTATAGTTACGGTTATGAAGCGGCCGATGGCTCTTATAAAATTGAATCCAAACATCCTAATGGAGAAGTTTTTGGTAAATATGGATTCGTAGATGATACTGGAAGCATTCGAGAGGTCGAATATGGAGCATCTCGAAGGGGTTTTGAACCGGTCGGTACTGGCATCAATGTCCCGCCGTCAACTTTGAGTGGAAATAGTATCGCTGGTTCTAATGAACCCGATGACGATGGACAGTATAAAGAAGATCCTTCCATTTACTATACGGATCCCCGCTACACGAATGGCGAACGTTATGATCCGGTGCCAAGACCAGGTTATCAACCCCAAAAACCTCAGCCACTTCAACCAGCACAACCGGCGTATGAACAACAAATTGCCCATCGTCTACCACCAGCAAG AGCTTAA
- the LOC117182305 gene encoding uncharacterized protein LOC117182305 isoform X2: MLLPVLLLVFHAGYGLAQYDPNTTPVPILKQINRHNEDGSYSYGYEAADGSYKIESKHPNGEVFGKYGFVDDTGSIREVEYGASRRGFEPVGTGINVPPSTLSGNSIAGSNEPDDDGQYKEDPSIYYTDPRYTNGERYDPVPRPGYQPQKPQPLQPAQPAYEQQIAHRLPPARGKEANLSESNVKQIS; the protein is encoded by the exons ATGCTTCTTCCC GTGTTGCTCCTTGTATTCCACGCAGGTTATGGCCTAGCGCAGTATGATCCCAATACAACGCCGGTCcccattttaaagcaaataaacag GCACAACGAAGATGGAAGTTATAGTTACGGTTATGAAGCGGCCGATGGCTCTTATAAAATTGAATCCAAACATCCTAATGGAGAAGTTTTTGGTAAATATGGATTCGTAGATGATACTGGAAGCATTCGAGAGGTCGAATATGGAGCATCTCGAAGGGGTTTTGAACCGGTCGGTACTGGCATCAATGTCCCGCCGTCAACTTTGAGTGGAAATAGTATCGCTGGTTCTAATGAACCCGATGACGATGGACAGTATAAAGAAGATCCTTCCATTTACTATACGGATCCCCGCTACACGAATGGCGAACGTTATGATCCGGTGCCAAGACCAGGTTATCAACCCCAAAAACCTCAGCCACTTCAACCAGCACAACCGGCGTATGAACAACAAATTGCCCATCGTCTACCACCAGCAAG AGGTAAGGAAGCGAATCTGAGCGAATCAAATGTCAAGCAAATCTCCTGA